The following proteins come from a genomic window of Alicyclobacillus dauci:
- a CDS encoding ABC transporter permease, with product MRSTQLITPGTDRQLKNHTSLGQSVRNSFTMAYRGLLKIRRTPEQLFDVTFQPIIFTLMFTYIFGGAISGNVQNYLPVIIPGILVQTVITTSIVTGVQLREDMDKGVFDRFKSLPIARIAPLAGALLADTVRYTIATVLTFAMGYIMGYRPGGGLGHVVIAAILVIACSWAISWIFAFFGVIARTASSVQGLSMIILFPLTFLSNAFVPVKTMPHWLQWFVNANPVSHLVTAVRNLANTGLIGSDLALSLIGAAVVVVVFAPLTVRAYMRRT from the coding sequence ATGAGAAGCACCCAACTCATTACTCCTGGTACCGACCGCCAGTTAAAAAACCACACGAGCCTCGGCCAGTCCGTGCGAAACTCGTTTACGATGGCTTATCGCGGGTTGTTGAAAATCCGCCGTACACCTGAGCAACTGTTTGACGTGACTTTTCAACCTATTATTTTTACCCTGATGTTCACCTATATCTTTGGCGGCGCGATTTCCGGAAACGTGCAGAACTATTTACCGGTCATCATCCCCGGAATCCTTGTGCAGACGGTCATCACCACGTCCATTGTAACTGGCGTGCAATTGAGGGAAGACATGGACAAGGGCGTGTTTGACAGGTTCAAGTCACTCCCCATCGCACGCATTGCCCCGTTGGCGGGCGCCCTTTTAGCAGATACTGTGCGATACACGATCGCGACGGTGCTCACGTTCGCGATGGGTTATATCATGGGATACCGGCCGGGCGGTGGCCTTGGTCACGTGGTGATTGCGGCGATTCTCGTTATCGCGTGTTCCTGGGCCATCAGCTGGATCTTCGCGTTCTTCGGGGTCATTGCCCGGACCGCATCGAGCGTGCAGGGTCTTTCGATGATCATCCTGTTTCCGCTCACATTCCTGTCAAATGCCTTCGTGCCGGTGAAGACGATGCCACATTGGCTCCAGTGGTTTGTGAACGCGAACCCCGTTTCGCACCTTGTCACCGCAGTTCGGAACCTTGCCAACACCGGATTGATAGGGAGCGATCTCGCTCTTTCTCTCATCGGTGCTGCAGTCGTGGTCGTGGTGTTTGCACCACTGACTGTTCGTGCCTATATGCGCCGGACTTGA
- a CDS encoding TolB family protein has translation MRTRLLMLGSLFGLFCSLPVITANASTDTMLQAAFIRNGDLWVKINGTERQITREKSVSSPRWSYDGKWIAYFVTADSEFNDKNTLRVRNVKTNQDTIVAVFQNHTCENIAWSPKSDVLAFQNGTILNDIAMNNIREQGFRNVSLGVAQFAWLPDGNGFLVSSSAQLLPDGWTRARLYAISLSPGKSLINTATPFYDLPKEVDVSGTKVLVIGTSTFKWSPIKNGLRS, from the coding sequence TTGAGAACCAGACTGCTCATGTTAGGCTCTTTGTTCGGCTTGTTTTGCAGCCTTCCTGTTATTACGGCTAATGCATCAACGGATACCATGTTGCAGGCTGCTTTTATTCGTAACGGGGACTTGTGGGTAAAGATAAATGGCACAGAGAGACAGATAACACGGGAGAAGTCGGTGTCATCTCCAAGATGGTCGTACGACGGAAAGTGGATCGCTTATTTTGTTACAGCAGATTCTGAATTTAATGACAAAAATACACTTCGCGTAAGAAATGTTAAAACCAATCAAGATACCATAGTTGCCGTTTTTCAGAACCACACCTGCGAGAATATCGCGTGGTCACCGAAGAGTGATGTTTTGGCCTTTCAAAACGGCACCATCTTAAACGATATCGCTATGAACAACATTCGCGAGCAGGGGTTTCGGAACGTGTCGTTAGGTGTAGCACAATTTGCATGGTTGCCAGATGGAAATGGATTTCTCGTCTCTTCGTCGGCTCAATTACTTCCAGATGGATGGACACGCGCTCGACTTTATGCGATCTCTCTATCCCCAGGTAAATCACTGATCAATACCGCCACTCCGTTTTACGATCTGCCAAAAGAAGTGGACGTGTCAGGTACGAAGGTATTGGTCATTGGCACATCGACTTTTAAGTGGTCCCCCATCAAAAATGGATTGCGTTCATAG
- a CDS encoding GNAT family N-acetyltransferase, whose product MNFKECNLSENLLLIIILAWVLLTPMIDLTRAVPLTLWSLISVVDSYFYAQICFKRTTLWGDWSMAMPIKYLLGNKIYLRSLEQTDVEFMHQFVNNDVEARRLTGTQNCFTLAQIEAYIGSQGHDDSRVVFGIVRHEDDQMVGEVVLNDIDRNNRSANFRIAISDPFTGQGYGTEATRLMLDYGFGMLNLHRIELDVYTINERAAHVYEKVGFKREGVKRQNWYFNHQYYDSIVMSVLENEFRAMKTTK is encoded by the coding sequence ATGAATTTTAAAGAATGTAACCTGTCAGAGAATCTCTTGCTTATAATAATTCTTGCTTGGGTGTTACTAACTCCAATGATAGATTTGACTAGGGCAGTACCGCTGACTTTATGGTCGCTGATTTCGGTTGTGGATTCGTATTTTTACGCTCAAATTTGTTTCAAAAGAACAACGCTGTGGGGTGACTGGAGCATGGCTATGCCTATAAAATATCTTCTTGGAAATAAAATCTATTTACGCTCGCTCGAACAGACGGATGTGGAGTTCATGCATCAGTTCGTAAACAACGACGTTGAAGCGAGACGGCTGACTGGAACACAAAACTGTTTCACACTCGCACAGATAGAGGCGTATATAGGTAGCCAGGGGCACGATGACAGTAGGGTTGTCTTTGGAATTGTTCGTCACGAAGATGATCAAATGGTTGGAGAAGTTGTACTGAATGATATCGATCGCAACAATCGAAGTGCGAATTTCCGTATCGCGATTTCCGATCCCTTTACTGGGCAAGGATACGGTACAGAAGCTACACGTTTAATGCTGGATTATGGCTTCGGCATGTTGAACTTACACCGCATTGAGCTCGATGTATATACGATCAATGAGCGGGCAGCTCATGTTTACGAAAAAGTTGGATTTAAACGGGAGGGAGTCAAAAGACAAAACTGGTATTTCAATCATCAGTACTACGACTCCATTGTAATGAGCGTTCTGGAAAATGAATTTCGTGCGATGAAAACAACAAAATGA